A segment of the Epinephelus fuscoguttatus linkage group LG23, E.fuscoguttatus.final_Chr_v1 genome:
TGGAGCAGAGACATGATTGGTTGAAACAgaccatcatggtgaagagTCTCAAACAGCAGAGGGACTCATGAGCTGATTGTTTCCTGCTTCATCAGCAGCAGACTGTTCTGATCTTTGGTCCTTACGTCTCTTATATATCCAGAcagcagctacagaaagcaCTGCAACACCTCCTGCTGCCAGTCCAACGTGTCCATGAGGGATGTTTCCATATACGGGGTGTTCACTCTCTGTGTTTCCATCCATGTAGTTTTCCTTCTCTGAACCTGCAGATAGAAATAAATCAGAGTCAGTAAATGTGTGATTAGTTGAACAGCCTTCATTTGTCTTGTGTATTTCTGATGTTTGACTCTCAGGAataaactgcagctccaacctgatacacagacacacacactgagctccaCACACTCACCTCTAACCTCCAGGTGGATGACTGTGATTGGATCAGTCTTAATGAGGGCTCTCTTTCTGCGTCTTGATCCATCTGATTTAACTCGACACTCATATGTTCCCTTGTCTCTGCTGGTCACATTCTTCAGAGTTAAAGACACGTCTCTGTCCTTCAGCTCTCTGTCCACCAGCTCCACCCTGCCTGTAAAGGATGGATGCTGGAAGGTTGTGTCGAAGTGTCCATCACTGTTTAAGAGGACGTACTGTGGCTCCAGGTCAGGTCTGGTCCACTCTACAGCTAAGATGGAGACATCACCAGCCTCACATCTCAGAGTGACGTCATGTCCAGGCTGCACTGTCACATGTTGGTCTGAAAAACAATAATAACCATCCAGAGTCACAAAGTGTTTCCATCTGTAAAGTACAGAgagtttaaacacacacacacacacacacacacacacacacacacacttgatagTGTCAGATTTGTTGGGACACATGAAGCTGCTTTAACATTTGGACGTACACTTAAACttcattcagttcattcagtGTGTCTTTAATAAACATCTCTCTGACTGTTTCACACTTCAACCAAAAACCCGCCCAGTGTGCACAATGCTGACATGATGCTGCTTGAGTTTAACCACATCTGATACGCCAccgctttattttatttcagccaatcacagcacagcacagcctGATGCTCCTCCCCCGTCTCACCCCTCCTCTACAAACCTCTCTCCAAACTACGCAGTCAGAAAGTCACGATCACTCCTCTATGTGCGAGGCAACCGACAAACATATATATACCTATACCATATATACCTTTGaattaatacattaaaaatatagTCAAAATTCATTTTCCAGAGCAAGACATTGTTTCATTACTCAGGTCAGAAATAATATCTCCATGAAtctcttcacaataaaagctgatATTTACCTGAAgctgctgaagctgctgaagcCAGGAGGAACAGCAGGAGCGGTAATGTTTCCATGAGAGCTGAGAGGATGGTGATTCTGAAGCAGTATTTTGTGTCCCTGACTCGCTCTACATGCCGTGTGTGAACTGAACTGGCTGAAACCGGTTGGGAGGGCTGTTAAT
Coding sequences within it:
- the LOC125883801 gene encoding immunoglobulin superfamily member 2-like: METLPLLLFLLASAASAASDQHVTVQPGHDVTLRCEAGDVSILAVEWTRPDLEPQYVLLNSDGHFDTTFQHPSFTGRVELVDRELKDRDVSLTLKNVTSRDKGTYECRVKSDGSRRRKRALIKTDPITVIHLEVRGSEKENYMDGNTESEHPVYGNIPHGHVGLAAGGVAVLSVAAVWIYKRRKDQRSEQSAADEAGNNQLMSPSAV